A genomic window from Microbacterium sp. ET2 includes:
- a CDS encoding helix-turn-helix transcriptional regulator produces MTPRNAELADFLRRARAAADPVRADLPPDGRVRRVPGLRREEVARLARVSTDYYTRLEQGRPIVPSPAVVDAIARALGLDETGTRHLRDLLDPTIAADRATHAQRARHGLHQLMEGLDATPGMILGRRTDVLAINPMARALIADFEVMPARERNYARWMFLSPEARERLIDWEAQARRVVENLRLEAGRSGGDPDLAAFVTALAVASSDFARWWDEHRVFQRTFGDKRFRHPLVGELTLQYETLTLPGDPDQTLFLYTAARGSRSAEALSLLHQWIEQQTPAAVSQSLAR; encoded by the coding sequence ATGACCCCTCGCAACGCCGAGCTGGCGGACTTCCTGCGGCGTGCGCGTGCCGCCGCCGATCCGGTCCGGGCCGACCTGCCGCCAGACGGCCGGGTGCGCCGGGTTCCCGGTCTCCGCCGGGAGGAGGTGGCCCGGCTCGCCCGAGTGTCGACCGACTACTACACCCGCCTCGAGCAAGGCCGGCCGATCGTTCCCTCCCCGGCCGTCGTCGACGCGATCGCGCGCGCACTCGGCCTCGACGAGACCGGAACACGGCACCTGCGCGACCTCCTCGACCCGACGATCGCCGCCGATCGCGCCACCCACGCGCAGCGGGCGCGTCACGGCCTCCACCAGCTGATGGAAGGACTGGATGCGACGCCCGGGATGATCCTCGGCCGGCGCACCGACGTCTTGGCGATCAACCCGATGGCTCGCGCGCTCATCGCCGACTTCGAGGTCATGCCCGCGCGGGAGCGCAACTACGCCCGGTGGATGTTCCTCTCACCCGAGGCCCGGGAGCGCCTCATCGACTGGGAAGCACAGGCCCGTCGCGTCGTCGAGAACCTCCGGCTCGAGGCGGGCCGCAGCGGAGGCGACCCCGACCTCGCCGCGTTCGTCACCGCACTCGCTGTGGCGAGCAGCGACTTCGCGCGGTGGTGGGACGAGCACCGGGTCTTCCAGCGCACCTTCGGCGACAAGCGATTCCGGCACCCGCTCGTGGGAGAGCTGACGCTGCAGTACGAGACCCTGACGCTGCCCGGCGATCCGGATCAGACCCTCTTCCTCTACACCGCCGCCCGCGGCTCGCGATCTGCCGAGGCGCTGAGCCTGCTGCACCAGTGGATCGAGCAGCAGACACCCGCCGCCGTCAGCCAGAGCCTCGCCCGCTGA
- a CDS encoding MmcQ/YjbR family DNA-binding protein, translating into MSHPIMFDDADAALQRIREISLAFPGAAERVSHGRPNFFTTKTFCYYGGSERGDHVGARHDTAILFRPDPADEPALRQDGRFWEPAYLWPAGWLGVDLAAAGGVDRGGVDWDEVAELIDASYRVTAPKRLVRELDALSGRGSG; encoded by the coding sequence GTGAGTCACCCGATCATGTTCGACGACGCGGATGCTGCGCTGCAGCGCATCCGCGAGATCTCCCTCGCCTTCCCGGGGGCGGCCGAGCGGGTCTCGCACGGACGGCCGAACTTCTTCACGACCAAGACGTTCTGCTACTACGGCGGGTCGGAGCGGGGCGATCACGTGGGCGCGCGGCACGACACCGCCATCCTCTTCCGGCCGGACCCCGCCGACGAGCCGGCCCTCCGGCAGGATGGGCGGTTCTGGGAACCGGCCTACCTCTGGCCGGCGGGATGGCTCGGTGTCGACCTCGCCGCCGCGGGCGGCGTCGACCGGGGCGGGGTCGACTGGGACGAAGTCGCCGAGTTGATCGACGCGTCGTACCGCGTGACGGCTCCGAAGAGGCTCGTCCGAGAGCTCGACGCTCTCAGCGGGCGAGGCTCTGGCTGA
- a CDS encoding GNAT family N-acetyltransferase, with protein MSTSVTLRFATKQDAATVGALLHDFNTEFEAATPGAEFFGERFTDLLTREDVLVVLAEKEDGEAIAFAYLTLRPTPYYPGALAQLEELYVRPTLRDAGIGTQVLTAAIDEARRRGAGEMHINVDEIDHDTRRFYERHGFVNIEPGEDYRMLCYIREL; from the coding sequence ATGTCGACGTCGGTCACGCTCCGCTTCGCCACGAAGCAGGATGCCGCGACCGTCGGCGCCCTGCTTCACGACTTCAACACCGAGTTCGAGGCGGCAACCCCCGGCGCGGAGTTCTTCGGCGAGAGGTTCACCGATCTGCTGACACGAGAGGACGTGCTCGTCGTGCTGGCCGAGAAGGAAGACGGTGAGGCCATCGCCTTCGCGTACCTGACGCTTCGCCCTACTCCCTACTACCCAGGTGCACTGGCACAACTGGAGGAGCTGTACGTGCGACCGACGCTTCGTGACGCGGGAATCGGCACGCAGGTCCTCACCGCCGCGATCGACGAGGCGCGCCGTCGGGGGGCCGGCGAGATGCACATCAACGTCGACGAGATCGATCACGACACCCGCCGGTTCTACGAGCGGCACGGCTTTGTGAATATCGAGCCCGGCGAGGACTACCGGATGCTCTGCTACATCCGGGAGCTCTGA